Within Quercus lobata isolate SW786 chromosome 5, ValleyOak3.0 Primary Assembly, whole genome shotgun sequence, the genomic segment tggctctagataataagttaataattttttctaatgaATTACGGAGTTAAATCTTTTAGTAAATGAAATCCATTATATAAAGATTTACGAGAATAGTTTTCTTTCTGGTCATCAAAACTATGAAATTGAATCTGGTCCTTTCTACGTATGTATGAGGCTTAGCAGGCCAGAACTGAAGCCTAATTAAGCTCAAAACTTGGTATGGATCTGGACAATAATAATAGAACTGAACCAGGAATAGTGAGCCCAGCAATATCAAGATTCAAGCAACGTTTTGAAGGGACATGAacaacactttttctttttctttttttgatgaaatgaaCAACATggtcctttctctctctcacacgcaCATATATACACGTGCACACACACATGCATTTTGAGGAAAGTGTAAATAGActagagagagagtagagagcaAAAGCAAAACTACAAAACTTCATTAGCATTTTCGATAGTGTAAAATATAAATAGCCtacatagaaaaagaaaacgtTCTAATCCCACTAGGGCATCCATTCTTTTGGTGATTACAAGTGTGAATTTGAGACTTGTCAATCACAATATTTTGCCATGTCAAATCCTGCTTCTTTATTTGCCCTCTGCCATCAATTCCTTGAGCGACATGCTGTCTCCAAGGGCCCAGCTTGTCTTGCTTGCTGAATAATTagacaaaagagaaataatgaTGACTGTTAGCACAGTAAAATTGATATTTAGGGTGTATATAAAGCATCTGGTTAACGAGTGTGTGCAGAGGATTTGATATGGAGGCAGAGgtaaaaattaagattttatttttttaattgacaaGCATTTTTCATGAGTCACACTAGTCggtgaaaattttatttgtttattagtttttgtaaatttttaatgtAGTGACGCCATTAAATTCCTCATGTAAATGCATCCCTTTACAAAAGTCAAATATATAGATTTAGGGAAATATGTGAAAGAGAAAAGCATGCACCTGAAAGTAAGCTTCAAGCTTCCTTTTGAGAATGGCATATTCTTTCTTCAGTTGTTGGAAAGTCCTCATGCATCTGCTCACGTTCATGCAAAACCATTGTCAAACCTCCAAACACGAATTAATGAAATAATGGATGCGTGGACtaatattttctccaaaaaatatGATTCTCTTCATTTCACTTGATATTCAGAAAGTccatttgtttctcaaaaaaaaaaaaaaagtccatttAGTacactcaaaattttatttcttatatggTTGTATCTAACCATGCATGTGCATAGTGTTAaataatttaagattttaataatatatatatatatataaatcattaaatattagatcaaattaaaaaatttcctttttccacaccttaattaatattttttaggatCAAGACTTAATAAGATACCAAACCTCCCGTCAGCTATACACATTAGAACCATATATAGGGCAACCAATTTCTATGCCTcactcaagtttttttttttttttttttttaaatagttgttAATCTTTTGCTGCTGACGAACAGTGAATATGACAGTATTCATCTTTTTAACACTATAAATACAGTCGAATGTGCTAGTCAGGACCATAAGAATGGTATCTTGGCGCTCCATGCATGGAGTGGGATCAAGTGGAAAGTGAATTACCCTTCTGAATTTCCTGCCTTGCAATATTCCCTAAACTGTGTGCACTCAGCTTTCACCTTTTTGGCTCCGATGCTGCACCCATTATAGCAGAAATATTGAGATAAAGAATAGTATATTCTTCATGataccaatttattttttccacatTTTTAGTTCTCAATTGTATGTACCTTGTGCTACTTCCCTTGAACTGATGCATATAGTTATCCAGCTTATTGAAATCAAGAGGGTTCCTCTCCCTGCATAGACAAAAGATATTATTGTTATCATTTTCacaagtgaaaaaaattaaataacaaagagaattttaaaataaataaataaaactaagaaTAAAAATACTTACAGTGCCTGATCTATGTTAAGGATTAGCCTGGATGAATCCCTGTAGTACAATGTAACAACTTCCTCCACAAAATTAGGATTAGCATCATCTTGCAGCTCCTCCAGTTGGATAAATTGTTCATCAAGAAAGCCCTGCAAACGGTCCAATATCCAATTTAATTTCCATCATAACCATGAAATTAAAGCAAGATCAGACAGGAATATAACATAATATTTGCATGTAATATATTGACTTTCAACTATCCATGCAGTCCATAATATATATCGTTTAAATGATCGAAATAACATCAAAGAATGCAAGTATTTAGTTCTACTTATCTTCAAAACTTTGTGCATATGTATAGATTTTCATGCATGATGAGAAAACCACATAGAGAATAGAGGTTACTCATTGTAGTGGAAAGTTTAGTGTCATGTACAATGAATGTGTATGAACATGTATTTCATGCAACTGTGTTTGTGTGGTACCATAGAAAAATCAGAAGATAAATTGTGTGTGATTCTTGAATtcccaaataaaagaaattgactTCAGGTCAGTGACAGCATGAAGAGGTTAAGAAGATGAGAAAACCTGATCAAAGAAGGACTGCCTCATGAGGGCTAGCTGCCTGCGCATCTGGTTCCTCTCCATTACAGAATATGTTTGGAGTAGACGATCAAATTAAGGGTGTTAGAGAgggtgtagaggattgtggagGCTTAGGTTGAGACTTGAGTCTTGAGTCTTGAGTGATGCAATATTGGCTTTATATAGTAGAGGAAAGGgaacagctttttttttttatattttgttccctctctctctctctcaatctcttctATTCCTTTCTGTCTCAAGAATAGAGGTGAGAGCAAACAAAGTGGACATCTTAGTGTGAAGTGAAAGACAGATTCGAGTAATGTCAAAGCATATGTTAGAGGGTAGGTATATGAggttaattataaaattttatgctGTCAGAAAAAGAACAATATCATCTATCAGAATTATTACTGTCATTGTTTTAAGTCTAGAACAAAATGCATGTAGATATATTTTATGAGTGATCTTAaggatattaaaaattatactatATAGCCTTTATAAATTGTTAATTATGTTGCAACCAATCACATTCAAATGTTATATTAGTTTGTAATGGTTATCTGGTAAAATGTGTACTAATATCTTTGGCATTTTCCATTCTATATTGTTCCCTGACGGTGAAATTAATTAGCGTTTTTTGTACTCAATCCCCAATATTCCGTGAAACCGACTGAAGAATGTAGAGGTAATGATTAAATATTTCAGCTTTGCATGTcaacaataaagaaataaagaataataaaactTTTGTCAAAGTCATTTCAAGTTGCAACACGATTTCATGGTGTTGgcttcacaataattaattAGGGGAGCTATTAAGGATTTGATTCTCATCAACAACCTTAATAAAAGAAGGAGATAATAAATAAGAGAACCATCATGACCATGTCTTAATAATTTGTTGGATCTAACATCTAAGTAAACAAACAACAGAGAAGGGAGAGCAAGAAGCTTCAGCTGAAACTGAGATAGCTAGTTTCTTGGAATTTCTTAAATCAAGCTAAGTTGAACCATTGCATCACATTGACACCACCAGATAAGATAATATCATGTTAAAATCCCTTTTTTCCACCGAAACTTCAAAACTAAATCATGATAAGAGGACAAGATGCAAGCATCTTCTATTATTTTACTCCTTTCACCTATGTGAGAGTTGGTCAGTTGAAGTACTTCCCTTAGTAAGAgccaaatatacaaaataattgCTTTGAAATATGACATTCTTGGTTATGATTAATTGTTTGACAACAAAAGACAGGATAAAGACaggataaagaaataaattcatGGAACAGGGAATTCATCCTCACACAACCACAAGCTTGCTTGGaaataaagccaaaaaatagaacTCATGAACATCAATTATGCCATGATTAATTGTTAGCACTATGACTAAGATTATCATTATATTAATACTTCCTGTTATTATTCACTTCTATTAACAGTATTACTGGTATATATACTGAttaaatatattctttttaaacaAAAGGTACATTAAGGCTGCCGAAAGTGGCTCTTGATGATTCTATCAATAGACAATTGGTTAACTAAAAACAGAATATTTCAAGTACTTCCCTTCTAATTAATCCCAATCTAGCATCTCTCTCCTACATGTGATTAGTTAGAAGTATCTCAGATGTGATAATTTCTTTTAGAGAACTGAAAACCATGTTGGAATATGACTGTAAAGATTAACTTAATCATCTAATCACTAAGCATGGATGCTAAGCACAAAAAACCATTCATTGATTACTACCCTTTAACTTCTCCATAATTAGTCATGTTTGATCAAGATTATAGCATGATCAAAATTctcttagtttttttatttttaattatttattattgtttgatagttacaataggGTTGAGTTATTTGAACTCTAGagtagacttttttttttagttgaaaacaccaaaatgtgctagttgagttataagatttttgacttttttatcTTGTTGTTTAAGAGCTAACAGATGGATATTGGAGAAGTAAATTAtttgattaggaaaaaaaagtataaacttTACACAGGAAACTTTATACCtattagaaaatttagtttttttttttttttttgag encodes:
- the LOC115988654 gene encoding histidine-containing phosphotransfer protein 4 — protein: MERNQMRRQLALMRQSFFDQGFLDEQFIQLEELQDDANPNFVEEVVTLYYRDSSRLILNIDQALERNPLDFNKLDNYMHQFKGSSTSIGAKKVKAECTQFREYCKAGNSEGCMRTFQQLKKEYAILKRKLEAYFQQARQAGPLETACRSRN